One genomic region from Ptychodera flava strain L36383 chromosome 5, AS_Pfla_20210202, whole genome shotgun sequence encodes:
- the LOC139133887 gene encoding cytochrome P450 3A24-like — protein MELCSLSSVLLAIAILFIVFYVYYTWTFSIFEQLGIPGPTPRPVFGNMHQLGPGMRNVDIEWSKKYGKLFGTFEGRQPMMVTADPEICKQICVKQFASFYNRRLIPLTNKEFLTSINMLKDQKWKNKRNALTPAFSTSKMKAMTPLVNTAADALVRNLEKHCESGKPMQCKDVFGSYAIDSLASAGFGVDVNSQEDPDNPFVRNAKEAFSFGVTHPIFIVIFFFPFLVPFFEFFDIEINPKRLMKYFLDLINETVALRKSQDPSVKRVDLLQQMMDAHDVYDQYIKGNEDEEEEDENGVKLVKDGKSDTHEFSKKFTNEDILGQSLIFFLGGFETTSTTMCFLAYVMATQPEIQDKVCKEIDDVMAEYDEPNYQAVAKMPYLDMVVRETLRMYPPAVRFDRECTEDITIEGYRIPKGMHISVAVYAIHHNPDIYPEPEKFIPERFTKEEKEKRHPYSWLPFGAGPRNCIGMRFALLELKIGLVRVFTEYKFEPCAETEIPPKLGNSAFLAPPTGITLAVKRRR, from the exons GGCATGCGCAACGTGGACATAGAGTGGTCCAAGAAGTATGGCAAACTGTTCGG aacGTTCGAAGGGCGCCAACCGATGATGGTTACTGCAGATCCAGAAATCTGTAAACAAATTTGTGTCAAGCAGTTTGCGTCATTTTACAACAGAAGG CTAATACCTCtgacaaacaaagaatttttgaCCAGCattaacatgttgaaagatcAGAAATGGAAGAACAAGCGTAATGCATTGACACCAGCTTTCAGTACATCAAAAATGAAGGCG ATGACGCCGCTTGTAAACACTGCCGCAGACGCCTTGGTCAGAAATCTGGAGAAACACTGTGAGAGTGGAAAACCAATGCAGTGCAAAGA CGTTTTCGGCTCTTACGCAATTGACAGTTTGGCTAGTGCAGGTTTTGGCGTGGACGTCAATTCTCAAGAAGACCCAGATAATCCATTTGTCAGAAATGCCAAGGAGGCGTTTTCTTTTGGAGTGACTCATCCAATTTTTATTGTAATAT TCTTCTTCCCGTTTCTCGTTCCTTTCTTCGAGTTCTTTGATATTGAAATCAACCCGAAGCGACTCATGAAGTACTTTCTTGATCTAATAAATGAAACTGTTGCTCTCAGAAAAAGCCAAGATCCCTCTGTTAAG AGGGTAGACTTACTTCAGCAGATGATGGATGCCCATGATGTATATGATCAATACATCAAAGGAAATGAAGATGAAGAAGAGGAGGATGAGAATGGAGTCAAACTTGTCAAAGATGGAAAGTCAGACACTCATGAGTTCTCTAAAAAGTTCACGAACGAGGATATACTCGGCCAG tcattgatatttttcttgggCGGATTTGAGACCACCAGTACAACGATGTGTTTTCTAGCCTATGTCATGGCAACCCAACCGGAAATTCAGGACAAAGTGTGCAAGGAAATCGATGACGTCATGGCCGAATATGACGAGCCCAACTACCAAGCCGTCGCTAAAATGCCATACCTAGATATGGTCGTTCGTGAAACCCTTCGGATGTACCCGCCAGCTGTGAG ATTTGATCGTGAGTGCACAGAGGATATCACAATAGAAGGTTATCGAATTCCAAAAGGAATGCACATAAGCGTTGCTGTCTACGCCATACACCATAATCCGGATATTTATCCTGAACCTGAAAAATTTATACCAGAAAG ATTCACcaaagaagagaaagagaaacgtCATCCTTACTCATGGCTGCCATTTGGAGCTGGTCCTCGTAACTGTATCGGAATGAGATTTGCTTTATTGGAATTGAAGATTGGCCTGGTCCGTGTATTCACCGAATACAAATTCGAACCGTGTGCGGAGACTGAG ATACCACCGAAACTTGGCAATAGTGCATTCTTGGCACCACCTACAGGAATAACACTCGCTGTGAAGCGTCGACGCTAG